One part of the Sporohalobacter salinus genome encodes these proteins:
- the nuoE gene encoding NADH-quinone oxidoreductase subunit NuoE — translation MEPLYEILNNHEKKEKSLIPILQDVQNEYDYLPEAVLRRVATEIGMSLSQVYGVATFYSQFHLEPRGDNIIRVCMGTACHVRGGEDILNKIEEELGVDEGETTDDLKFTLESVACIGACGLAPVIMINDDTHGRLTPDKVPEILEQYQ, via the coding sequence TTGGAGCCGCTATATGAAATTCTGAATAACCATGAGAAAAAGGAAAAGAGTCTAATACCAATTTTACAGGATGTTCAGAATGAATATGATTATCTTCCAGAGGCAGTTCTTAGGAGAGTAGCTACAGAAATTGGAATGTCATTAAGTCAGGTTTATGGAGTAGCAACGTTTTATTCCCAATTTCATTTAGAACCAAGAGGTGACAACATTATTAGGGTATGTATGGGGACTGCTTGCCATGTAAGGGGAGGAGAAGATATCCTTAATAAGATTGAAGAAGAATTAGGAGTTGATGAAGGTGAAACTACTGATGATCTTAAATTTACTTTAGAATCAGTAGCTTGTATTGGGGCTTGTGGATTAGCTCCTGTAATTATGATTAATGATGATACTCATGGACGTCTTACCCCTGACAAAGTACCAGAAATATTAGAGCAATATCAATAA
- a CDS encoding NAD(P)H-dependent oxidoreductase subunit E has protein sequence MKSLEELNELKEKVQKDLNTRKSEGKPKVIVGMGTCGIAAGARKIMQALLDEINKRDLDVIVSQTGCIGMCEKEPLVDVKLPGKDRITYGRVTEEDAQRIIVEHVVNGNIVEDLVEAKLEE, from the coding sequence GTGAAGTCATTAGAAGAATTAAATGAATTAAAAGAAAAGGTGCAAAAGGATTTGAACACAAGAAAAAGTGAAGGTAAACCTAAAGTAATTGTAGGTATGGGGACTTGTGGTATTGCAGCAGGAGCAAGAAAGATTATGCAGGCACTTTTGGATGAAATCAACAAGAGAGATTTGGATGTAATTGTTTCTCAGACTGGTTGTATCGGTATGTGCGAAAAAGAGCCATTAGTTGATGTTAAACTGCCGGGGAAAGATAGAATTACGTATGGCAGAGTGACTGAAGAGGATGCACAGCGAATAATAGTAGAACATGTAGTTAACGGTAATATTGTAGAAGATTTAGTGGAGGCTAAATTAGAAGAGTAA